Proteins from a genomic interval of Helicoverpa zea isolate HzStark_Cry1AcR chromosome 31, ilHelZeax1.1, whole genome shotgun sequence:
- the LOC124644745 gene encoding F-actin-monooxygenase Mical isoform X1, translating to MNRGARVEPTPPECALAAEMFDHFCSAGTMKQILALHREICNTLNLKPNRLPDFYPKLKAKLASSWKAQALFKKFDARANHKVYAKGRSCASSKVLIIGAGPCGLRAAIECQLLGAKVVVIEKRDRMSRNNVLHLWPFVIQDLRALGAKKFFGKFCAGSIDHISIRQLQCILMKVALLLGVELHEGVSFEELLEPTVTENSETLGWRARVLPSDHVVSQYEFDALLGADGKRNTLHGFKRKEFRGKLAMAITANFINRHSEQEASVPEISGVAFIFNQKFFKELYEVTGIDLENIVYYKDDTHYFVMTAKKHSLLDKGVLLNDFNEVSRLLSVENVDRGALMRYAQEAARFSTDGRLPLRDFALNHYGEPDVALFDFTSMYAAENASMVYERHGRRLLCQLVGDSLLEPFWPTGSGCARGFLSALDAAWAVRAWGQSPAPHPLEVIAERESIYRLLAQTTPENLHRDFGAYTLDPGTRYPNLNRAAVTPHRVTSFYDSDDPLPLDAAPTARKRRREAEVSDEALVSWVAWSEPGIRAASSPAALTELLRRYRPDLLPSSTLPRAVYHILQQEFGIAPFSSGGTLRDVPDAKLRSYLTRVYNAFKGEVPHVHHETDVFDQIKQSMQKEKHVRNIEHPVSVYSNAADADKSHSSYRKKRRSVRPPQVSTDPAEYIRKKIGKLDLNDITQLARLIDGHDAIADTHTDKQKDLQEQILALLDPDESPDPKVVRQSLANLLQGSSRTSVQEPQKLAHYFQEEKKPKPVKPPRRLKGLDVNSIRVPDFSDIFDDSADTDATVVKVEPKKTFSRSPSTESAKKTIFTRSSSIDSAKKLTRSSESPVPQKGRRLSDVIDSQRIRSSQSPEVKLPHKRSNSIGASEVANTKRIAQLFEGHKRRHTPSPDSRTARSGSITNPEMSLRLQRMTEIIEGKRRDTPSPDRSKIESIGNPEMAVRRQKVVELIKQGQGLGASKLPLPEAPQRRNSEEMTFRMQRASDMMQKRAAESKRPKTGRRKAAREIMKQRFEKSLQMLAAEPRLDFAPSADLENDYGLQQYRASAPDFDERVKKLEKKLQHYEEGRIVGGGGRTAGGGARVARLAAELSGTTSNSPTPRPSSKPKDLMRSVGKIERDDWNMKEIERKIMENRLGRPEPKTAERVPKWDREQFLGRQRKLKEGEGNEEKWVEIDETLHKLDQKLKDSGRPDQGTKKVANLATKFVKKEPEAEQSKTPPKETHKEDAKKSWRGPAFTGMQCAACGTRVFAAEGVTADGLHLHRACFRCAVCKTVLRPGNYTMERYGSRLVCLRHSGVSVPDAVAAVTALTNARSQPPPTPERISLELSDSGAREIDEDEWTDRNFLASETSGAGGLSDEEESSSDEYTDAGDSDNGAALSPEPPVAAPRPTHSELYFSDDSFGYDDYSDDGAESSGNESCSRMRAAREARRREVPADARPPTDSSEVESDDESDSSDEEVSSATEVSTDSEFAREECAPAPSPPAILVTEAPAPPAPHEYPLSRTRSAGGIATKRALELKRRYLLGEPSPPAVRKSDSTSQIDTKFEAFRSTITEFQKMLHPAPVPVVQPQPQKPIVTFQLATEDKKTQPMPDIIKNLVVDAPVDLLTKVDTPLIKDWKQEPSKDEKEPDLESDSLSEDDSSHTETAPNQSVPRVEVHDEGGELIQLDSLMLINSTEDEKASGTTTGTTIVAAVESESSESGRDATTLALTETELSDWAAESAVLDDCGFDDKDDRKRSKNPRTLSGPKLIHDAKNIAVASHVCGRTSPVEAIVYSNALEHFEFADEGDQDPSLESPVTPRNEGYMELVDNDYDPYSPGNDRSMNFIERSFSETVFKPASQENSYRENLCPIDLDDIEDIDADTEPLDLKSPQLLKSIGNDNTSEKSTSESLHKSESLHKSESIMKTDTTSIQRSDSLHKSDSIKVEEIVSAEPRIENKIETLSLSEISPPLEKDKVETENSEVSPPLVPDTPKLVHPAIPFTGPATIRLYSPAICRSASVTFNRSTSRSTDSPTRSFDLSISINLSSGSLSPVSPVPSRDTTEKVQEIKREREEQTDIVRRLVLERLGSAKAGRKSVKRSRASPAAVPPPVPPPPTLPEPPPPPPRPAPPLMLPVTPSFSDPELARERRRKSIMKSISNYLNRRLGPRHKSFSDPDLQWHEPQTMSNAHKSTGALQEAPAPPPPPVPPPPASYCPPRPPAEHRSMHRVPGPSSGAADVDERDAMQLWFEARWARLVAQRRAREEHRDEPTARRLARLERRLTRPLSAEQQAATVAELVQVSAQRDAHQALMAADRRRSAGGSVGD from the exons GCCAAACTAGCGAGCTCGTGGAAGGCACAAGCGCTGTTCAAGAAGTTCGACGCCCGCGCCAATCACAAAGTGTACGCAAAGGGCCGCTCGTGTGCATCTAGCAAGGTGCTCATTATCGGCGCTGGACCTTGCGGGCTACGAGCTGCTATAGAATGCCAGCTGCTCGGGGCTAAAGTG GTTGTAATCGAGAAACGAGACCGAATGTCGCGCAACAATGTTCTGCACTTGTGGCCATTCGTGATTCAGGACCTGAGAGCACTCGGAGCTAAGAAGTTCTTCGGAAAGTTCTGTGCCGGCTCCATAGACCATATAAGCATTAGACAGCTACAGTGTATACTTATGAAG GTGGCGTTACTATTAGGCGTAGAGTTACACGAAGGAGTTAGTTTTGAAGAATTATTGGAGCCTACAGTGACCGAAAATTCtgaaa CTCTAGGCTGGCGAGCGCGGGTCCTCCCATCAGACCATGTAGTCTCCCAGTACGAGTTTGACGCACTCCTTGGAGCTGACGGCAAGAGGAACACTCTCCACGGCTTCAAGCGCAAGGAGTTCAGAGGGAAACTCGCCATGGCCATCACTGCTAACTTTATCAACAGGCATTCGGAACAGGAGGCCTCG GTGCCAGAGATAAGCGGCGTTGCCTTCATATTCAACCAGAAGTTTTTCAAAGAGTTGTACGAGGTGACCGGCATAGATTTGGAGAATATAGTCTATTATAAAGACGACACACATTATTTTGTGATGACTGCCAAGAAACACAGCTTGCTTGATAAAGGCGTGCTGCTTAAT gACTTCAACGAAGTATCCCGCTTGCTGAGCGTAGAGAACGTAGACCGCGGAGCACTGATGCGCTACGCACAGGAAGCGGCTCGCTTCTCCACCGACGGCCGGCTGCCGCTGCGGGATTTCGCGCTCAACCACTACGGGGAGCCCGATGTCGCGTTGTTTGATTTTACATCTATGTACGCTGCTGAGAATGCTAGCATG GTGTACGAACGTCACGGGCGTCGTCTTCTCTGCCAGCTAGTGGGAGACAGTCTACTGGAGCCCTTCTGGCCGACCGGCTCgggctgcgctcgcggctttctGTCCGCGCTCGACGCCGCCTGGGCTGTCCGCGCGTGGGGGCAAAGCCCTGCGCCTCACCCGTTGGAGGTTATAGCTGAGAGGGAGTCGATATACAGGCTTTTAG CTCAAACCACCCCGGAGAATCTTCATCGCGACTTCGGCGCGTACACCCTGGACCCGGGTACCAGATACCCGAATCTGAACCGCGCGGCTGTCACTCCTCACCGCGTGACGTCGTTCTATGATTCCGATGATCCGCTGCCTTTGGATGCTGCTCCTACTGCTAGGAAGAGGCGCAGAG AAGCAGAAGTATCAGACGAGGCCCTAGTATCTTGGGTAGCTTGGTCCGAGCCGGGTATCAGAGCGGCGTCCAGTCCCGCCGCTCTTACGGAACTACTTCGTCGATACCGGCCCGACCTGCTGCCGTCCTCCACGTTACCAAGGGCTGTCTACCATATACTGCAGCAGGAGTTTG GCATAGCCCCATTCTCCTCCGGTGGTACTCTCCGAGACGTCCCGGACGCTAAGCTCCGATCGTACTTGACGCGAGTATACAACGCCTTTAAAGGCGAGGTGCCGCACGTTCACCATGAAACCGACGTGTTCGATCAG ATCAAACAAAGCATGCAGAAAGAGAAACACGTACGCAACATTGAACACCCTGTATCTGTATAttcaa ACGCGGCTGACGCCGACAAATCACACTCGAGCTATAGAAAGAAGCGGCGCTCGGTGCGTCCCCCACAAGTAAGTACCGATCCCGCAGAGTACATCCGCAAAAAGATCGGCAAACTAGACCTTAACGACATCACACAGCTTGCGCGTCTCATCGACGGACACGACGCCATCGCtgacacacacacagacaaacaaaaagactTACAGGAACAAATACTAGCTCTCTTAGACCCCGACGAATCTCCAGACCCCAAGGTCGTACGACAGTCTTTAGCTAATCTACTACAAGGCTCTTCAAGAACTTCGGTCCAAGAACCGCAGAAGTTGGCACATTACTTCCAAGAAGAGAAGAAACCCAAGCCGGTGAAGCCGCCGCGAAGGTTGAAGGGCTTGGACGTGAACAGCATCAGGGTCCCCGACTTCTCCGACATCTTCGACGACTCAGCTGACACAGATGCAACTGTCGTTAAAGTAGAACCTAAGAAGACATTCAGCAGGTCTCCTTCTACGGAAAGTGCGAAGAAGACAATCTTCACCCGGTCTTCGTCTATTGACAGTGCTAAGAAGTTGACTCGGTCTTCAGAAAGTCCGGTGCCACAGAAAGGCAGACGACTTTCAGATGTTATAGACAGTCAAAGGATTAGGAGCTCGCAGAGTCCTGAAGTAAAACTTCCACATAAGAGATCGAACTCGATAGGAGCTTCTGAAGTGGCCAACACCAAGCGTATTGCTCAGCTATTCGAGGGTCACAAACGTCGGCACACCCCGAGTCCTGACTCCAGAACTGCGCGCTCAGGATCCATCACTAACCCAGAAATGTCGTTACGTTTGCAACGGATGACGGAAATCATTGAAGGCAAGCGCCGAGACACGCCCAGTCCGGACCGCTCGAAGATAGAATCTATTGGTAACCCGGAGATGGCTGTCCGTCGCCAAAAGGTCGTTGAACTCATAAAGCAAGGCCAAGGCTTAGGTGCAAGCAAACTGCCTCTTCCCGAAGCTCCTCAGCGCAGGAACAGCGAGGAAATGACGTTTAGGATGCAACGGGCGTCTGACATGATGCAGAAGCGGGCTGCCGAGTCCAAGCGGCCTAAAACGGGGCGGCGCAAAGCTGCGAGGGAGATTATGAAGCAGAGATTTGAGAAGAGTCTTCAGATGTTGGCTGCGGAGCCTCGTTTGGACTTTGCGCCGTCAGCTGACCTGGAGAATGACTATGGGCTGCAACAGTACCGCGCCAGTGCGCCGGACTTCGACGAGAGAGTGAAGAAGTTGGAGAAGAAGCTGCAGCACTAT GAGGAGGGCCGAATCGTCGGCGGAGGTGGCCGAACGGCCGGCGGAGGCGCCCGAGTGGCTCGCCTAGCTGCCGAGCTCAGTGGAACAACATCCAACTCCCCTACACCCCGTCCGTCTTCCAAGCCGAAAGACCTCATGAGATCGGTGGGGAAAATAGAGAGAGATGACTGGAATATGAAGGAGATTGAACGGAAGATTATGGAGAATAGACTGGGAAGGCCGGAGCCTAAGACTGCTGAGAGAGTGCCGAAGTGGGATAGAGAACAG TTTCTGGGTCGTCAACGTAAACTGAAGGAAGGCGAGGGTAACGAGGAGAAATGGGTGGAGATCGACGAGACCCTGCACAAGCTCGACCAGAAGTTAAAGGACTCTGGCAGACCTGATCAGGGAACGAAAAAG GTAGCGAACTTAGCGACGAAATTCGTGAAGAAAGAACCCGAAGCCGAACAATCGAAGACACCGCCCAAGGAAACGCACAAGGAAGAT GCCAAGAAGAGCTGGCGTGGCCCCGCATTCACGGGCATGCAGTGTGCTGCTTGCGGCACTCGCGTGTTCGCGGCGGAGGGCGTCACGGCAGACGGACTGCATCTACACCGTGCCTGCTTCCGCTGTGCGGTCTGCAAGACTGTGCTGCGCCCTGG CAACTACACAATGGAGCGCTACGGCAGCCGCCTCGTCTGCCTCCGTCACTCCGGCGTCAGTGTACCGGACGCCGTGGCCGCCGTCACAGCACTGACCAACGCTCGCAGCCAGCCGCCCCCCACTCCCGAGCGCATCAGCCTCGAGCTGTCCGACAGCGGCGCCAGAGAGATCGACGAGGACGAGTGGACCGACAGGAACTTCCTCGCGTCCGAGACCTCCGGCGCCGGCGGCCTCAG TGACGAAGAAGAATCGAGTTCTGACGAGTACACGGACGCGGGTGACAGCGACAACGGCGCGGCCTTGTCCCCCGAGCCGCCGGTCGCGGCGCCGCGTCCGACTCACTCCGAGCTGTACTTCTCCGACGATTCCTTCGGATACGACGACTATTCTGATGATG GCGCAGAATCCTCCGGCAACGAGTCGTGCTCCCGCATGCGGGCGGCCCGCGAGGCCCGCAGACGCGAGGTCCCTGCCGACGCGAGGCCTCCGACCGACAGCAGCGAG GTGGAATCTGATGACGAGAGCGACTCCAGCGACGAAGAGGTCTCATCGGCCACCGAAGTGTCCACCGACAGCGAATTCGCGCGCGAAGAATGCGCCCCAGCACCTTCGCCCCCCGCCATACTCGTCACCGAAGCACCCGCCCCACCCGCGCCCCACGAATACCCCCTCAGCAGGACTCGTTCTGCCGGGGGGATAGCCACCAAACGTGCTCTAGAACTCAAACGACGCTACTTACTTGGAGAGCCATCACCCCCCGCAGTCAGGAAGTCTGACTCCACATCACAAATAGACACAAAATTCGAAGCTTTTAGGTCAACTATTACAGAGTTTCAGAAGATGTTGCATCCCGCACCCGTGCCTGTGGTACAGCCGCAACCACAAAAACCTATCGTTACCTTCCAATTAGCCACCGAGGACAAGAAAACTCAACCAATGCCAGATATCATTAAAAACCTCGTAGTTGATGCGCCAGTTGACTTGCTCACTAAAGTCGATACTCCGCTAATCAAAGACTGGAAACAGGAACCTTCAAAGGACGAAAAGGAACCGGATTTAGAATCGGACTCTTTGTCAGAAGATGATTCGTCACATACTGAGACTGCTCCCAACCAATCGGTGCCTCGCGTCGAAGTACACGATGAGGGAGGAGAACTGATACAGTTGGACAGCCTCATGTTAATCAACAGTACTGAAGACGAAAAGGCGTCTGGTACTACCACAGGAACAACTATTGTCGCAGCTGTGGAGTCCGAGTCTTCAGAATCCGGTCGTGACGCCACTACTCTGGCGCTCACAGAGACTGAGCTCTCAGACTGGGCGGCAGAAAGCGCCGTTTTAGACGACTGCGGCTTCGACGACAAAGACGATCGCAAAAGAAGCAAGAATCCCAGAACATTAAGTGGCCCTAAACTCATACATGATGCTAAGAACATTGCAGTTGCTTCCCATGTCTGTGGCAGAACAAGTCCAGTTGAAGCCATAGTTTACTCTAACGCATTAGAACATTTCGAATTCGCTGACGAAGGAGATCAAGACCCGTCTCTAGAAAGCCCAGTTACGCCCAGAAATGAGGGCTACATGGAACTAGTGGATAATGACTACGATCCTTATTCACCCGGGAATGATCGATCAATGAATTTCATCGAAAGAAGTTTCTCTGAAACAGTGTTCAAACCAGCCAGCCAAGAAAATAGTTACAGAGAGAATTTATGTCCAATCGATTTAGATGATATTGAGGACATAGATGCGGATACAGAACCTTTGGATTTGAAGTCGCCTCAACTGTTGAAGTCGATAGGTAATGACAACACCAGTGAGAAGTCTACGAGTGAAAGTTTGCATAAGAGCGAGAGTTTGCACAAGTCAGAGAGCATTATGAAGACTGATACCACCAGCATACAGAGAAGCGACAGTCTGCACAAGAGTGACAGCATTAAAGTCGAAGAAATAGTAAGCGCCGAACCGaggatagaaaataaaatagaaacgtTAAGCTTATCAGAAATTTCGCCGCCGTTAGAGAAAGATAAAGTTGAAACTGAGAATTCTGAAGTTTCGCCGCCCCTTGTACCTGATACTCCTAAGTTAGTGCATCCTGCTATCCCCTTCACGGGCCCCGCTACGATAAGGTTGTATTCTCCGGCGATCTGTCGTTCAGCCAGCGTGACATTCAACAGATCGACGTCACGAAGTACCGACTCGCCCACGCGAAGTTTCGACCTCTCGATCTCAATCAACCTTAGTTCGGGTTCCCTTTCGCCCGTGAGTCCCGTCCCTTCGCGGGATACCACAGAAAAAGTACAAGAGATTAAACGCGAGAGAGAAGAACAGACAGATATTGTAAGGAGATTGGTGTTGGAACGGCTGGGCAGTGCGAAGGCTGGTCGTAAATCCGTGAAGCGGTCGAGGGCGTCGCCCGCTGCGGTGCCGCCCCCCGTCCCTCCTCCCCCGACGCTGCCGGAGCCGCCTCCTCCTCCACCCCGCCCCGCGCCTCCCCTCATGCTGCCAGTGACCCCTTCGTTCTCGGACCCTGAGCTAGCTCGGGAAAGGCGAAGGAAGAGTATAATGAAAAGTATTTCCAACTACTTGAACCGACGGCTGGGACCGCGACACAAG TCGTTCTCCGATCCAGATCTGCAGTGGCAC GAGCCTCAAACAATGTCCAACGCTCACAAGTCGACGGGAGCTCTGCAAGAGGCGCCGGCGCCTCCGCCCCCGCCCGTGCCACCGCCGCCGGCCAGCTACTGCCCCCCTCGCCCTCCAGCCGAACATCGGTCGATGCATCGAGTGCCAG GTCCGAGTTCTGGCGCCGCTGATGTGGACGAACGCGACGCAATGCAGCTCTGGTTCGAAGCGAGGTGGGCAAGGCTTGTTGCCCAGCGACGGGCAAGGGAAGAACACCGTGACGAACCAACTGCACGACGCTTGGCGAGGCTCGAGCGGCGATTGACGCGCCCTCTATCTG CCGAGCAGCAGGCGGCGACGGTGGCTGAGCTAGTGCAAGTGTCAGCGCAGAGAGACGCGCACCAAGCGCTCATGGCCGCTGACAG gAGGCGAAGTGCGGGCGGCAGCGTCGGCGACTAA